One segment of Niabella beijingensis DNA contains the following:
- the radA gene encoding DNA repair protein RadA has product MAKVKKSFFCQNCGYESVKWLGQCPSCGQWNTFVEEVIDKGSDKPNWDQYTGTEKRINKTISLQDIVSKDEKRITTRDTELNRVLGGGIVNGSIILVAGEPGIGKSTLFLQCGLQFTDTKVLYISGEESEQQIKMRADRLMAGGGAINEQFFLLTETSTQTIFQEIKKLRPQIVIVDSVQTLQSPVIDASPGSISQIKECTSEFQRYAKETNTPVFLIGHITKDGSIAGPKILEHMVDVVLQFEGDRHYAYRILRTLKNRFGSTSELGIYEMTDAGMRGVLNPSEILITQKEDQLSGIAIAATIEGVRPLLIEVQSLVTQSVYGTPQRTATGFDLRRLQLLLAVLEKRGGFHFGVKDVFLNIAGGIKVEDPSIDLAVLCSLLSSYEDTPLAQTICFAGEVGLSGEIRAVNKIDQRIAEAEKLGFEKIIVSKYNQSLKNTSRFNIEVIRMGRVEEVYQYLF; this is encoded by the coding sequence ATGGCTAAAGTTAAAAAATCTTTTTTTTGTCAGAACTGCGGATATGAGAGTGTAAAATGGCTGGGCCAATGTCCTTCCTGCGGGCAATGGAATACGTTTGTTGAGGAAGTGATCGATAAAGGCAGCGACAAACCAAACTGGGATCAATATACCGGTACAGAAAAACGTATCAACAAAACCATTTCCCTTCAGGATATCGTAAGCAAGGATGAAAAGCGCATCACCACCAGGGATACTGAACTGAACAGGGTACTGGGAGGCGGCATTGTGAACGGAAGCATTATCCTCGTTGCGGGCGAGCCTGGTATTGGAAAAAGCACACTGTTCTTACAGTGCGGTCTGCAATTTACAGATACAAAGGTTTTATATATAAGTGGTGAGGAAAGCGAACAGCAGATAAAAATGCGTGCGGACCGTCTGATGGCAGGTGGCGGCGCCATCAATGAACAATTCTTTTTGCTGACCGAGACGTCTACCCAGACCATCTTCCAGGAAATAAAGAAACTGAGACCACAGATCGTAATAGTGGACTCTGTGCAAACGCTGCAGTCGCCGGTCATCGATGCGTCTCCCGGAAGTATCTCGCAGATCAAGGAATGCACTTCCGAATTTCAGCGGTATGCCAAGGAAACCAACACGCCTGTTTTTCTGATCGGGCATATTACCAAGGATGGCAGCATCGCCGGACCCAAGATACTGGAACATATGGTGGACGTGGTATTGCAGTTTGAAGGAGACCGGCATTATGCCTACCGTATCTTACGTACCTTAAAAAACAGGTTTGGCAGCACTTCCGAACTGGGTATTTATGAGATGACCGATGCCGGAATGCGGGGCGTACTGAATCCGTCAGAAATCCTGATCACTCAAAAAGAAGATCAGCTGAGCGGTATAGCGATCGCTGCAACCATCGAAGGAGTGCGGCCGTTGCTGATAGAAGTACAATCGCTGGTAACCCAGTCGGTTTACGGAACACCGCAACGTACCGCAACGGGATTTGATCTGCGGCGGTTGCAGTTGTTACTGGCAGTGCTGGAAAAAAGAGGCGGGTTTCATTTCGGGGTAAAAGATGTGTTCCTCAATATTGCCGGCGGCATTAAAGTGGAAGACCCGTCAATTGATCTTGCCGTACTCTGCTCATTGCTTTCTTCCTATGAAGACACGCCACTGGCCCAGACGATATGTTTTGCAGGAGAAGTGGGATTGAGCGGTGAAATAAGGGCGGTAAACAAAATTGATCAGCGGATCGCAGAAGCGGAGAAGCTGGGCTTCGAAAAAATAATCGTTTCAAAATACAATCAATCGCTGAAAAACACCAGCCGGTTCAATATTGAAGTGATCCGTATGGGCCGTGTGGAAGAAGTGTACCAGTATCTTTTTTAA
- a CDS encoding zinc metallopeptidase — MRSRLVPAVQFSSTIVNWVLLAGLVLAASGSYTLLLIGIILMAVTVLFSLITLPVEFDASKRALAWLNHTNITNSQEYPMAKDALKWAATTYVVAALAAVVLLLQYLSIFLGGRRD; from the coding sequence ATGCGGAGCAGGCTGGTTCCTGCCGTACAATTCAGCTCCACGATTGTGAACTGGGTGCTTCTGGCCGGGTTGGTCCTTGCAGCATCCGGCAGCTATACCTTATTGCTGATCGGTATTATTTTAATGGCCGTTACGGTACTTTTTTCATTGATCACCCTTCCCGTGGAATTTGATGCGAGCAAAAGAGCGCTGGCCTGGCTGAATCATACGAATATTACCAACAGCCAGGAATATCCCATGGCAAAAGACGCCTTAAAATGGGCTGCAACCACTTATGTAGTAGCCGCACTGGCTGCCGTGGTGCTGCTGCTTCAATACCTCTCTATATTTTTGGGGGGAAGAAGGGATTAG
- a CDS encoding SMP-30/gluconolactonase/LRE family protein: MKKNWLLLSIFISGIATAQVPRLEKLWETDTIIPIPESVLPDVKAKVLYVSLINGGGWDEDGKGGVGRLSPDGKQFDSTWIEGLDAPKGLGRVGNKLFVADISAVVVIDIPTGTIEKKIHIDGATGLNDIATDARGAVFVADSRKARIWKLEGERPTLYLDSIKGANGLKVIGPDLYFAEGKKLKKINGRKEVTLVAVLPQGIDGIEPAGNGDLIVTAWSGYIFYVTASGKISLLLDTHAEKMNTADIGYDPGKNILYVPTFNARKVVAYQLVRE; this comes from the coding sequence ATGAAAAAAAATTGGTTGCTGCTCTCCATCTTTATTTCGGGTATTGCAACGGCGCAGGTTCCGCGTCTTGAAAAACTATGGGAAACAGATACGATCATTCCCATCCCTGAATCCGTTTTGCCGGATGTAAAGGCAAAGGTTCTTTATGTATCCCTTATAAACGGAGGTGGATGGGATGAGGATGGAAAGGGCGGTGTTGGAAGACTGAGCCCGGACGGGAAGCAGTTCGACAGCACCTGGATTGAAGGATTGGATGCCCCCAAAGGTTTGGGACGGGTGGGTAATAAGCTATTTGTGGCCGATATCTCGGCAGTGGTCGTTATCGATATACCAACGGGTACAATAGAAAAAAAGATACATATCGATGGGGCCACCGGATTAAATGATATTGCCACGGATGCCCGGGGTGCGGTCTTTGTTGCGGATTCCCGGAAGGCCAGGATATGGAAACTGGAGGGGGAGCGACCCACCCTGTACCTGGATAGTATCAAAGGCGCAAACGGGTTGAAAGTGATCGGCCCGGACCTCTATTTTGCGGAGGGAAAAAAGCTGAAAAAGATAAATGGGCGTAAAGAAGTGACACTGGTAGCTGTGTTGCCACAGGGTATTGACGGTATTGAACCGGCAGGTAACGGCGACCTTATTGTTACCGCCTGGAGCGGTTATATCTTCTATGTGACGGCTTCCGGTAAGATCAGTCTGCTTTTGGATACACATGCAGAAAAAATGAATACGGCTGATATTGGTTATGATCCCGGTAAAAACATACTGTACGTACCCACTTTTAACGCCAGGAAGGTGGTGGCATATCAACTGGTGCGGGAATAA
- a CDS encoding AraC family transcriptional regulator → MRPQLLKVANEPQRSFSVRRDLVPHVNNKWHMHSELELIHIKSGEGTQFIGDNIRRFRSGDVVLVGPNLPHYWKFDDSFFDEDSIRTTDVRVAHFGELFLGGQFLQLPENNGIRSLLDKSRRGLQVLGSARREIAAILEKLLTVEGSQRIILMLEALALLSEEKKCATLSSIGFKPDGVTTDNERIQAVFDYSIKNFRRKIKLEEIADVANISPNSFCRFFKSRTRKTYSQFLIELRVGHACKLLIETNQCLKRLCFESGFNNFTSFHKYFKIITGKSPMMYQKEFMA, encoded by the coding sequence ATGAGACCGCAGTTGCTTAAAGTTGCCAACGAACCGCAACGTTCGTTCAGCGTCCGGAGGGACCTGGTACCGCATGTGAACAACAAGTGGCACATGCATTCCGAACTGGAGCTCATCCATATCAAAAGCGGAGAGGGCACCCAGTTCATTGGAGACAATATCCGGCGTTTCCGCTCCGGGGACGTGGTGCTCGTTGGCCCCAACCTGCCCCATTACTGGAAATTTGATGATTCGTTCTTTGACGAAGATTCCATCCGCACCACGGATGTGCGGGTAGCGCATTTCGGAGAACTGTTCCTGGGTGGTCAGTTCCTGCAGCTTCCCGAGAATAACGGCATCCGGAGCCTGCTGGATAAATCGCGGAGGGGTCTGCAGGTGCTGGGGAGCGCCCGCCGCGAAATCGCTGCTATTTTAGAAAAGCTCCTGACAGTTGAAGGCAGCCAGCGGATCATACTGATGCTTGAAGCACTGGCCCTCCTTTCGGAAGAGAAAAAGTGCGCCACACTTTCTTCCATCGGGTTTAAACCGGATGGTGTAACCACGGATAACGAACGGATACAGGCTGTTTTTGACTATTCTATCAAAAATTTCAGACGCAAGATAAAACTGGAAGAGATCGCTGATGTTGCCAATATCAGTCCGAACTCCTTTTGCCGCTTTTTTAAATCGCGTACGCGGAAAACCTATTCCCAGTTCCTGATCGAACTGAGAGTGGGGCATGCCTGCAAACTGCTGATCGAAACCAATCAATGCCTGAAGCGGCTTTGTTTTGAAAGCGGATTCAACAACTTTACCAGTTTTCATAAATATTTTAAAATCATTACCGGCAAAAGCCCGATGATGTACCAGAAGGAGTTTATGGCCTGA
- a CDS encoding PQQ-dependent sugar dehydrogenase, giving the protein MQQNFSKSFSLLAAAICGLLCISFVPPSKIKPRPGQQAAPAPIKLPQGFTAHTILDSSAKARDIVVTPQGIIYVKLSRPKNGKAILVLKERADGKATVTGGFGNYSGTGLYLKNGYLFASSNEAVFRYQLNDKNEVINPEQPETVISGLKMGRQHETKSIVLDNDGNIYVNIGFPLNSCQEKDRQPGSLGIPGCPLLDSAGGIWQFSASKLNQSYPEGTRYATGLRNVVGMDWNQQNNTLFVMQHGRDQLHDLFPDLYTQKQSAELPAECMYRIKKGDNAGFPFIYYDPFQKKKIQAPEYGGDGKKEGSAEYIDPVVAFPAHLAPNGLLFYTGNQFPEKYRNGAFVAFHGSWNRTPEKQEGFMVAFVPFRDGKPSGEWEVFADGFAGVPEVLSPRQAQHRPCGLAQGSDGSLYVTDDVKGTIYKIEYKQ; this is encoded by the coding sequence ATGCAACAGAACTTCAGTAAATCATTTTCCCTTCTGGCGGCAGCGATCTGCGGATTGCTCTGTATCTCTTTTGTACCTCCCTCCAAAATAAAACCCCGGCCGGGTCAGCAGGCAGCACCCGCACCGATAAAGCTTCCCCAGGGCTTTACAGCGCATACCATTCTCGATAGCTCCGCAAAAGCAAGAGATATTGTGGTAACTCCCCAGGGCATCATTTATGTTAAATTGTCCCGGCCCAAAAACGGCAAGGCCATCCTCGTTTTAAAGGAGAGGGCGGACGGAAAGGCGACTGTCACCGGAGGGTTTGGAAATTACAGCGGCACCGGTCTTTATTTAAAGAACGGGTACCTCTTTGCCTCTTCGAATGAAGCGGTATTCCGGTATCAGCTGAATGATAAGAATGAGGTCATTAATCCGGAACAACCGGAGACCGTCATCTCCGGATTGAAAATGGGACGGCAGCACGAAACCAAATCCATTGTGCTTGATAACGACGGTAATATCTATGTCAATATCGGGTTCCCTTTAAACTCCTGCCAGGAAAAAGACCGGCAGCCCGGTTCATTGGGTATCCCGGGGTGCCCCCTCCTGGATTCCGCCGGTGGTATCTGGCAGTTCAGCGCCAGCAAACTCAACCAATCCTATCCTGAAGGTACCCGCTATGCCACCGGGCTCCGCAATGTGGTAGGGATGGACTGGAACCAGCAAAACAACACTCTTTTTGTAATGCAGCACGGAAGGGACCAGTTGCACGATCTTTTCCCCGACCTGTATACCCAGAAGCAGTCGGCCGAACTGCCGGCAGAATGCATGTACCGGATTAAAAAGGGAGATAATGCCGGTTTCCCGTTTATTTACTACGACCCCTTCCAGAAGAAAAAGATACAGGCGCCCGAATATGGCGGTGATGGCAAAAAAGAAGGCAGCGCGGAGTACATTGACCCAGTGGTTGCATTCCCTGCACACCTGGCCCCCAACGGACTCTTATTTTACACCGGCAATCAGTTCCCGGAAAAATACAGGAACGGTGCATTTGTGGCCTTCCATGGCTCCTGGAACCGGACACCCGAAAAACAGGAAGGTTTTATGGTGGCATTTGTCCCCTTCCGGGATGGTAAACCCTCGGGGGAATGGGAGGTTTTCGCAGACGGCTTTGCCGGTGTTCCCGAAGTGCTTTCACCAAGGCAGGCACAGCACCGGCCCTGTGGCCTGGCGCAGGGCAGCGATGGCTCCCTGTATGTAACCGATGATGTAAAAGGAACTATTTATAAAATCGAATACAAACAGTAA
- a CDS encoding BatD family protein, translated as MKRFGLLMLLVWASVAAMAQRNVLEARLRSNIYLNVYANKTNCYIGEPIIVTYKLYSSLESVSEVSKDPEFAGFDIRDLITSGDGMVSRETVNGESFDVHTIRKVQLTPRETGRLELDPMVINNRIRLVDGSGNRSSLLDGIDDNLPLRNGEYRMTIASVPIAITVNDAPANAAPTVYNGAVGDFKMNVHLSKINFTPGERGSLQISISGAGDFGQVVQPAVEWPRDIVVYPASVQEQYNRNSKTGPGTKVFTIPFTAGKVGSYTIMPIRFSYFDLKQNRYNTINNPPITFYSREPGAARPGPDRSNITVERNEGLGMLLIGLGIVALLLLVWLLIRRSKSKRAVRSAAPPKVQPAPVPVVSPPVSQPAATVEMLLQPAENAVSKSGNAFYGLLKQGMIQYFEQRYQVAAALFNRSALKESMSRRNVPEAFQNEVFNTLTEIEMNIYSAGGMDNDRIRLLEKTRAVLNKL; from the coding sequence ATGAAACGATTTGGTTTATTGATGCTGCTGGTATGGGCCTCGGTTGCGGCAATGGCGCAGCGGAATGTGCTGGAGGCAAGACTGCGAAGCAATATTTACCTGAATGTGTATGCGAACAAGACCAATTGTTATATCGGGGAACCGATCATTGTGACGTATAAGCTTTATTCATCCCTGGAATCTGTTTCGGAAGTGTCAAAGGATCCGGAGTTTGCGGGATTTGATATCCGGGATCTGATCACGTCAGGAGATGGGATGGTAAGCCGCGAAACGGTTAACGGCGAAAGTTTTGACGTACATACCATTCGTAAAGTACAGCTTACCCCCCGTGAAACCGGCAGGTTGGAACTGGATCCCATGGTGATCAATAACCGCATCCGGCTGGTGGATGGCTCCGGCAACAGGAGCTCCTTGCTGGACGGTATTGATGATAACCTGCCGTTACGGAACGGGGAGTACCGGATGACGATCGCATCAGTACCCATTGCCATTACCGTGAATGATGCCCCGGCAAATGCGGCCCCAACCGTCTATAATGGTGCTGTCGGTGATTTTAAAATGAATGTGCATCTTTCCAAGATCAATTTTACACCGGGAGAGCGGGGCTCGCTGCAGATAAGCATTTCTGGTGCCGGCGACTTTGGCCAGGTGGTGCAGCCGGCTGTGGAGTGGCCCAGGGATATTGTCGTTTATCCGGCCAGCGTGCAGGAGCAATACAACCGGAACAGCAAGACCGGTCCTGGTACAAAAGTGTTTACCATTCCTTTCACCGCAGGTAAAGTAGGATCTTACACGATAATGCCCATCAGGTTCTCTTATTTCGACCTCAAGCAAAACCGGTATAATACGATCAACAATCCCCCGATCACGTTCTATTCAAGAGAGCCGGGTGCTGCCAGGCCGGGCCCGGACCGGAGCAATATCACAGTGGAACGGAATGAGGGGTTGGGCATGCTGCTGATCGGACTGGGGATTGTGGCACTCCTGTTGTTGGTATGGTTGCTCATCCGCCGGTCAAAAAGTAAACGTGCTGTTCGCAGTGCGGCGCCTCCGAAGGTGCAGCCGGCACCTGTTCCCGTGGTAAGTCCGCCGGTATCGCAGCCGGCAGCAACGGTGGAAATGCTGCTGCAACCCGCTGAAAATGCTGTTTCAAAGAGTGGCAACGCATTCTACGGATTGCTGAAGCAGGGTATGATACAGTATTTTGAACAGCGCTACCAGGTAGCTGCTGCATTGTTCAACCGGTCTGCTCTGAAAGAGAGCATGAGCCGCCGGAATGTTCCGGAGGCGTTTCAGAATGAAGTGTTCAATACGCTTACCGAGATCGAAATGAATATTTATTCTGCAGGAGGAATGGACAACGACAGGATCCGGCTGCTGGAAAAAACACGGGCCGTATTGAATAAATTATAA
- a CDS encoding SDR family oxidoreductase, protein MNILITGASQGIGLAIARAFAKKENRIFITSKNEVKLYHTLEALQRQYPDTEFRARAFDLSVREQAVALGNWMLEQGTPDVLVNNAGLFEPGNVSDEADGVLESQMALNLYSAYHLTRTVLPAMKAQRKGFIFNICSVAGLQAYPGGGSYSISKFALNGFSQNLREELKPHGIKVAALFPGAVMTASWGDFDNSQKRIMEAGDIALLIETATRLSAAACVESIILRPQLGDL, encoded by the coding sequence ATGAATATTTTAATAACAGGAGCTTCTCAGGGCATTGGTCTTGCCATTGCCCGGGCGTTTGCAAAAAAAGAGAACAGGATCTTCATTACATCAAAAAACGAAGTAAAGCTGTACCATACCCTGGAAGCTCTTCAGCGCCAGTATCCGGATACCGAATTCCGGGCCAGGGCTTTTGATCTTTCGGTGAGGGAGCAGGCTGTGGCATTGGGAAACTGGATGCTGGAACAGGGCACACCCGATGTGCTGGTGAACAATGCGGGGCTTTTTGAGCCGGGAAACGTGAGCGATGAAGCGGATGGTGTGCTGGAAAGCCAGATGGCGCTGAATCTTTACAGTGCCTATCACCTTACGAGGACCGTTTTACCGGCAATGAAAGCGCAGAGAAAGGGCTTTATTTTTAATATCTGTTCCGTGGCCGGTCTTCAGGCGTATCCGGGAGGTGGTTCTTACAGTATCAGTAAATTTGCGCTCAACGGCTTCAGTCAGAACCTCCGCGAGGAGTTGAAGCCGCATGGCATTAAGGTTGCTGCGCTATTTCCCGGTGCGGTGATGACCGCGTCCTGGGGAGATTTCGACAACAGTCAGAAACGGATCATGGAAGCCGGCGATATTGCACTGCTGATCGAAACGGCTACACGGCTTTCGGCTGCCGCCTGCGTGGAAAGTATTATCTTAAGGCCTCAATTAGGCGATTTATAA
- a CDS encoding beta-ketoacyl synthase chain length factor: protein MYIHQQFCISPQHTANTVNLEELIPSADGKLVALEPALEGVPAGMLRRMSKAVRMGIGAGLPLLKEAMPDGIIIGTANGGMEDCIKFLNQIIDYEEGMLTPGNFVQSTPNAIAGQLSLITKNRSYNATHVHLGLAFENALLDAQLFLREHPGNTYLTGAVDEISTYNYNIDRLAGWYDPALTSTGLFTGSHPATIAGEGAALFLLGGNAAGALAEITAIETVHTPDAQLVTVRFGELLDRLPVTGDTLLLSGENGDNRYQHFYDALESLAAPVPVLRFKHITGEYPTATSFAVWLAVHFLQTGNIPAHFLKKGTLPAAVKQVIIYNHYHGKQHSFLVLSNR, encoded by the coding sequence GTGTATATCCATCAACAGTTCTGTATCTCCCCGCAGCATACTGCGAACACTGTAAACCTGGAGGAGTTGATCCCTTCGGCGGACGGAAAACTGGTTGCACTGGAGCCGGCGCTTGAAGGGGTACCGGCAGGCATGCTGCGCAGGATGAGCAAGGCGGTACGGATGGGCATCGGCGCAGGACTACCCCTTCTGAAAGAAGCAATGCCCGATGGGATCATCATCGGCACAGCCAACGGGGGAATGGAAGACTGCATCAAATTCCTCAACCAGATCATTGACTATGAGGAAGGGATGCTTACTCCAGGCAATTTTGTCCAGAGTACACCCAATGCCATTGCCGGGCAGCTCAGTCTTATCACTAAGAACCGGAGTTATAATGCCACGCATGTGCACCTGGGACTGGCATTTGAAAATGCCCTGCTGGATGCACAGCTGTTCCTGAGAGAACACCCGGGCAATACCTATCTGACAGGAGCAGTGGATGAAATATCCACTTATAATTATAATATCGACCGGCTGGCCGGATGGTATGATCCTGCTCTGACCAGCACCGGTTTGTTTACCGGCAGCCACCCGGCCACCATTGCAGGAGAGGGTGCGGCCCTGTTCCTGCTTGGCGGAAATGCTGCCGGTGCACTTGCAGAAATAACGGCCATAGAAACCGTACATACGCCCGATGCACAGCTGGTAACAGTACGGTTCGGTGAACTGCTGGACCGGCTTCCGGTTACCGGTGACACCCTGTTGCTTTCCGGGGAAAACGGCGACAACAGGTATCAGCATTTTTATGATGCGCTGGAGTCGCTGGCAGCACCGGTTCCTGTGCTCCGTTTTAAACATATAACCGGAGAATACCCCACAGCAACATCATTTGCGGTATGGCTGGCCGTGCATTTCCTGCAAACGGGAAATATCCCTGCTCATTTTCTAAAAAAAGGAACCCTTCCCGCAGCTGTAAAGCAGGTGATCATCTATAATCACTATCATGGAAAACAGCACAGCTTCCTGGTGCTTTCAAACAGATAA
- a CDS encoding metallophosphoesterase — MRRLLRFLLLRPVLWAARKFDSNPDKARIYDALTKLFNSILKNPDKLGPVLPFDSTADRIIIFSDQHKGARNGADDFMMAATTYLAALDYYNERQFRFINLGDCEELWENTLNRVRKNNREQFAAETAFVQRDAFIKIIGNHDLYWGNDPLAGLELESLYGRKLKAYEGVILNTVIKGKELRIFCTHGHQGDANSDGNWFTKFFISRIWGPFQSYLRINPNEPSNNAYKKTVHNEIMYEWSAEQDHILLITGHTHQPVFESLTHIERLYRQLDIAKNAQDEPTIQKIREETHSYQKRFDLLTFDYKKMLPTYFNTGCCCFSDGDITGIELENGWIRLIKWKMTGETPDRTILEEMPLEAIMDRISR; from the coding sequence ATGCGTCGGTTGCTGCGGTTTCTTTTGTTACGACCTGTTTTGTGGGCTGCCAGAAAATTTGATTCCAATCCGGACAAGGCCCGGATCTATGATGCACTGACCAAACTTTTCAATAGTATATTGAAGAATCCGGATAAGCTGGGGCCGGTGCTCCCTTTTGACAGCACAGCAGACAGGATCATTATCTTTTCGGATCAGCATAAAGGTGCCCGTAATGGTGCGGACGATTTTATGATGGCGGCGACTACTTATTTGGCAGCATTGGATTACTATAATGAGCGGCAGTTCCGTTTTATCAACCTCGGCGATTGTGAGGAACTTTGGGAGAATACCCTGAACAGGGTGCGTAAAAACAACCGGGAGCAGTTTGCCGCTGAAACCGCTTTTGTACAGCGGGATGCTTTTATCAAGATTATCGGCAATCATGATCTTTACTGGGGAAATGATCCGCTTGCGGGTCTGGAGCTGGAGTCCCTTTACGGCCGGAAGCTGAAAGCCTACGAAGGGGTGATTCTGAACACGGTCATAAAGGGAAAGGAATTGCGCATCTTTTGCACCCACGGTCACCAGGGAGACGCCAACAGCGATGGGAACTGGTTTACAAAATTTTTTATCTCCAGGATCTGGGGACCTTTTCAGTCCTACCTGCGGATCAATCCCAATGAGCCGTCCAACAATGCCTATAAGAAGACCGTTCATAATGAGATCATGTATGAATGGTCGGCAGAACAGGATCATATCCTGCTGATCACCGGTCATACCCATCAGCCGGTTTTTGAATCGCTGACGCACATCGAACGGTTGTACCGCCAGCTGGACATTGCAAAAAACGCCCAGGACGAGCCCACTATACAAAAGATCCGTGAAGAGACCCATTCCTATCAGAAGCGGTTCGACCTGCTGACCTTTGATTATAAAAAAATGCTGCCTACTTATTTCAATACCGGCTGTTGTTGTTTTTCGGACGGGGATATAACGGGAATAGAACTGGAGAACGGATGGATCCGTCTGATCAAATGGAAAATGACCGGGGAGACCCCCGATCGTACAATATTGGAGGAGATGCCGCTGGAAGCGATCATGGACCGGATCAGCCGCTAG